The following proteins are co-located in the Flammeovirga kamogawensis genome:
- a CDS encoding TonB-dependent receptor, with protein sequence MKTHILNALFLVLSITSLHAQILNFSGNIKDDLSKDPLVGAIIINQTTSTYTVSDKSGNYSLTANALDIIEIKMLGYTTFSCVANDLKSMITLKQDDYVLNQVVVSASRAAQKREEAPMAITSIGTTMLEEAKPQSLEQVINKVPGVLMADLGSEQHMMAIRQPLSTKSLFLYLEDGLPIRPTGIFNHNALNEMNMTMAQNIEVIRGPASALYGSEAIGGAVNVITRKPSVVPMAKVQLRGDSYGYRRIDANVESSTDNGKLGVSVGGYSAKRENGYLDHSDFNKSIISAIVSYKLTESLKFSSKTTYMKYYSDMGSSLDSTSFYDKDFTSLHNFTKREIELWRSTLTIDKTWNKNSETTAKVFYRKNKMGQIPSYRIKNDWTNPNSAKGEVNESSFQSYGTVVQHNQKIPSINTTIRIGASIDYSPTTFWANYIDVDRDERGKYIGYSTTDSVLTDYQTNLLNTGLYAQVEVNPIDRLFITAGIRSDHFKYDYSNNLEETAFSGAPNSINYFNAITPRLGATYTMQNNLGFYANYSVGFMPPQVSELYRGVKVPSLEPSYYTNYEAGTWYSLPKGLGYVETAYYYMRGENEIISVVQDDGSYLNENAGSTRHEGVEAALHLKPISQVFVRIGGTYASHTFDQFDTGKEDFSGNTMANAPNWIANMELTFKPEFLKGFRTSVEFQKVSAYYMDNQNTKKYEGYHLLNLRFGYQFKGFDTWVNVMNLTDELYASRVSKSAWGENYSLGSPRTFQFGVGYTLSQK encoded by the coding sequence ATGAAAACGCATATATTAAATGCTCTTTTTCTAGTATTGAGCATAACTTCTCTTCATGCCCAAATTTTAAATTTTTCAGGAAATATAAAAGATGATTTATCAAAAGATCCATTAGTTGGAGCTATAATAATTAATCAAACAACAAGTACCTATACAGTTTCTGATAAGAGTGGAAATTATAGTCTAACTGCAAACGCTTTAGATATTATAGAAATTAAAATGCTTGGCTATACCACTTTTTCATGTGTAGCAAATGATTTAAAATCAATGATTACATTAAAACAAGATGATTATGTTTTAAATCAAGTAGTAGTTTCTGCGAGCAGAGCGGCTCAAAAAAGGGAAGAAGCTCCAATGGCAATTACATCTATTGGAACAACAATGTTAGAAGAGGCTAAACCTCAATCTTTAGAACAAGTGATAAATAAAGTGCCAGGTGTTTTAATGGCAGATTTAGGTAGTGAGCAACACATGATGGCTATTCGTCAACCTTTATCTACAAAAAGTCTATTTCTTTATTTAGAAGATGGCCTACCTATTCGTCCAACAGGTATTTTTAATCATAATGCTTTAAATGAGATGAACATGACAATGGCTCAGAATATTGAAGTGATTAGAGGTCCTGCATCTGCTTTATATGGATCGGAAGCAATTGGAGGTGCGGTCAATGTTATTACAAGAAAACCTTCTGTTGTTCCAATGGCAAAAGTACAATTAAGAGGAGATTCTTATGGATATAGAAGAATTGATGCTAATGTAGAAAGCTCAACAGATAATGGGAAATTAGGTGTTAGTGTTGGAGGTTATTCTGCAAAAAGAGAAAATGGTTATTTGGACCATAGTGATTTTAATAAATCAATTATTTCGGCAATAGTAAGTTATAAGTTGACAGAAAGTTTAAAATTTTCATCGAAGACAACTTATATGAAATATTATTCTGATATGGGATCTTCATTGGATAGTACCTCATTTTATGATAAAGATTTTACTTCACTTCATAACTTCACAAAAAGAGAAATAGAATTATGGAGATCTACGCTAACTATTGATAAAACATGGAATAAGAATAGTGAGACCACAGCGAAAGTTTTTTACAGAAAGAATAAAATGGGGCAGATTCCTAGTTATAGAATTAAAAATGATTGGACTAACCCGAATAGTGCAAAAGGAGAAGTTAACGAGAGCTCTTTTCAGAGTTATGGTACAGTAGTTCAACATAATCAAAAAATACCATCAATTAATACAACAATTAGAATTGGTGCAAGTATTGATTATAGTCCTACAACTTTTTGGGCAAATTATATTGATGTTGATAGAGATGAAAGAGGAAAGTATATAGGCTATTCTACCACAGATTCTGTTTTGACAGATTACCAAACTAATTTATTAAACACAGGCTTGTATGCACAAGTAGAGGTAAATCCAATAGATAGACTATTTATAACAGCAGGTATTCGTTCAGATCATTTTAAGTACGATTACAGTAATAATTTAGAAGAAACTGCTTTTTCGGGTGCACCAAATTCTATTAATTATTTTAATGCAATAACACCTAGACTTGGAGCTACTTATACAATGCAAAATAATTTAGGGTTTTATGCAAATTATAGTGTAGGTTTTATGCCTCCTCAAGTTTCGGAATTATATAGAGGAGTTAAAGTGCCATCGTTAGAACCTTCTTATTACACAAACTACGAAGCAGGTACTTGGTATTCTTTACCTAAAGGATTAGGCTATGTTGAAACAGCATACTATTACATGAGAGGTGAAAATGAAATAATCTCAGTAGTACAAGATGACGGATCTTATCTCAATGAAAATGCAGGGTCTACAAGGCATGAAGGAGTAGAAGCTGCTTTACATTTGAAGCCAATTTCTCAGGTTTTTGTAAGAATAGGGGGGACCTATGCAAGCCATACATTTGATCAGTTTGATACAGGTAAAGAAGATTTTTCTGGAAACACAATGGCGAATGCTCCCAATTGGATTGCGAATATGGAATTAACTTTTAAACCAGAATTTTTAAAAGGGTTTAGAACTTCGGTAGAGTTTCAGAAAGTGAGTGCCTATTATATGGATAATCAGAACACAAAAAAATACGAGGGATATCACCTTTTAAACTTACGTTTTGGTTACCAGTTTAAAGGTTTTGATACATGGGTAAATGTCATGAATTTAACAGATGAATTGTATGCTTCTAGAGTGTCTAAATCTGCTTGGGGAGAAAATTATTCTTTAGGTTCGCCACGTACTTTTCAGTTTGGGGTAGGTTATACTTTAAGTCAAAAATAA
- a CDS encoding sugar phosphate isomerase/epimerase family protein — protein sequence MNSRRTFLKQALTSTLGATLLPNTLFSMDISSSKYLETIGLQLWTIRNEIIENPDKVLRLLNNLGYKQLEGMNIPQVMDLKEKASANNLAIKSSFFQWTYLTNNWELANKKGIRKIEGINNFDALLELAHENGLSNLTFGYLFEEERSVEHFKKWAEALNIAGEKCKSAGITLSYHNHQFEFIEEDNITPFEILENRLDPSFVKFELDIFWLRAAGYDPLKMMRKLDSRVDLIHLKNIKSTTNYLHQSITNDQFVTLGNGIIDINKIVKQAAKQGVKYCFVEQDHSDQPLESIKESIEWLKRNN from the coding sequence ATGAATTCTCGACGTACATTCTTAAAACAAGCACTAACTTCTACTTTAGGAGCAACACTTCTTCCAAACACTCTATTTTCTATGGATATTTCTTCTTCAAAGTATTTAGAAACCATTGGTTTACAATTGTGGACCATTCGTAATGAAATTATAGAAAATCCAGATAAAGTACTCAGGTTATTAAATAATTTGGGTTACAAACAGTTAGAAGGAATGAACATTCCTCAAGTAATGGACTTAAAAGAGAAAGCATCAGCCAATAATTTAGCTATTAAAAGTTCCTTTTTTCAGTGGACGTACCTTACTAATAATTGGGAGTTAGCCAATAAGAAAGGGATTAGAAAAATAGAAGGCATTAATAATTTTGATGCTTTACTAGAATTAGCACATGAAAATGGATTATCTAACCTTACATTTGGTTATTTATTTGAGGAAGAACGTTCTGTAGAACACTTTAAAAAGTGGGCAGAAGCGTTGAATATTGCAGGTGAAAAATGTAAGTCTGCAGGTATAACACTTTCTTATCATAATCATCAATTTGAATTTATTGAAGAGGATAATATAACACCTTTTGAGATTTTAGAAAATAGGTTAGACCCTTCATTTGTTAAGTTTGAATTGGATATTTTTTGGTTACGAGCGGCAGGATATGACCCTTTAAAAATGATGAGAAAGTTAGATAGTCGAGTAGACTTAATTCATCTTAAAAATATAAAATCAACCACTAATTATTTACACCAATCTATTACCAATGATCAGTTTGTAACTTTAGGAAATGGCATTATTGATATAAATAAAATAGTAAAGCAAGCTGCTAAACAAGGAGTGAAATACTGCTTTGTTGAACAGGATCATTCTGACCAACCTTTAGAGAGTATTAAAGAAAGTATTGAATGGTTAAAAAGGAATAACTGA
- a CDS encoding chromate transporter, with amino-acid sequence MEAFTVEAIQEYFDLFLVFCKIGFFSFGGGLAMVPLFVVEFQKQGWMTPDQFFDVLSLAQMTPGAIAVNSATYVGNDVGMEVGGRTGALIGGLFATSGLATPSVVCIVALSEILKKIKHNKYKQAFFFGIKPVTIALILFAGWKIAESTFFSVDFSEVHWGSIVLCIIAAVIIKFFEKKVHPIALIAVSALVGVVLF; translated from the coding sequence ATGGAAGCATTTACAGTAGAAGCGATACAAGAATATTTCGATTTATTTTTAGTGTTCTGCAAAATTGGCTTTTTTAGTTTTGGCGGCGGTTTAGCAATGGTACCTTTATTTGTGGTAGAATTTCAGAAACAAGGTTGGATGACACCTGATCAGTTTTTTGATGTATTATCATTAGCACAGATGACCCCAGGTGCAATTGCGGTAAATTCTGCAACATATGTTGGGAATGATGTAGGTATGGAAGTTGGTGGTAGAACAGGAGCATTAATAGGAGGCTTGTTTGCAACATCAGGTTTAGCAACTCCTTCTGTGGTTTGTATAGTAGCTTTATCTGAAATTTTAAAAAAGATAAAACATAATAAATATAAGCAGGCATTTTTCTTTGGAATTAAACCTGTAACCATAGCATTGATTTTATTTGCAGGATGGAAAATTGCAGAGAGTACCTTTTTTAGTGTAGATTTTTCTGAAGTACATTGGGGTAGTATTGTATTATGCATAATAGCAGCTGTTATTATCAAATTCTTCGAGAAGAAAGTACACCCAATAGCATTAATAGCAGTTAGTGCTCTTGTTGGGGTTGTGCTATTTTAA
- a CDS encoding chromate transporter, with the protein MIYFELFYSFFKIGLFTFGGGYAMVPLLEKELIDNKKWLTADELLEIMSIAQMTPGTIAINAATFVGYREKGFLGGLMTTAGVIAPSYLVITIIYHLFSHSFDHPIAQKAFMGARACIVALIGHSVWKMFKGSVTDKYGLGIFLIACVLLFAFHLHPILLIIVGALMGLSLYVFFPKRIKDLLK; encoded by the coding sequence ATGATCTACTTCGAATTATTTTACAGCTTTTTCAAAATAGGACTTTTTACTTTTGGAGGAGGCTACGCAATGGTTCCTCTTTTAGAAAAAGAACTTATTGATAATAAGAAATGGCTAACGGCAGATGAGTTACTTGAAATAATGTCGATCGCCCAAATGACGCCCGGTACAATTGCTATAAATGCAGCTACTTTTGTGGGTTATAGAGAAAAGGGTTTTCTTGGCGGTTTAATGACAACTGCAGGGGTTATTGCACCTTCATACCTTGTTATTACAATAATTTATCACTTGTTTTCTCATAGTTTTGATCACCCTATTGCACAAAAAGCATTTATGGGAGCAAGAGCTTGTATTGTTGCTTTAATTGGACATTCAGTATGGAAAATGTTTAAAGGTAGTGTAACAGATAAATACGGTTTAGGAATATTCTTAATTGCTTGTGTTCTGCTTTTTGCTTTTCATTTACACCCTATTTTATTAATAATTGTTGGAGCATTAATGGGATTAAGTCTCTATGTGTTTTTTCCTAAACGTATAAAAGATTTATTAAAATAA
- a CDS encoding glutaminase, which yields MHSNRDYQKILKNIYNQLLFEEDFGTVASYIPELAKVSPKKLGVYLQTNDGEGYAYGDAIEKFSIQSISKVFSLSIALSILGPSLWKRVGVEPSGTAFNSIVQLEYEKGIPRNPFINPGAIVIADILVTYLKNPKQDFLNYVRSLAGEDTIDYDLKVANSEKITGYRNAAHINMLKSFGNIQNDVDEVLDFYYHQCSLSLTCKELAQAFNAFANQDKPFLYNGITLSKSQVKRMNAIMLSCGFYDESGEFAFRVGLSGKSGVGGGIAAILPRGLSIAVWSPRLNKKGNSYMGMRFLEEFTTETDLSIF from the coding sequence ATGCACTCCAATAGAGATTATCAGAAGATTTTAAAAAATATATACAATCAATTGTTGTTCGAAGAAGATTTTGGAACAGTTGCTAGTTATATTCCAGAGTTAGCTAAAGTTTCACCTAAGAAATTAGGTGTTTATTTACAGACCAATGATGGAGAAGGGTATGCTTATGGAGATGCTATAGAAAAGTTTTCAATTCAGAGTATTTCCAAAGTATTTTCACTTTCAATTGCCTTGTCAATATTAGGACCATCATTATGGAAAAGAGTGGGAGTAGAACCATCTGGAACAGCGTTCAATTCTATTGTTCAGTTGGAATATGAAAAAGGAATTCCGAGAAACCCATTTATAAATCCAGGTGCTATTGTAATTGCTGATATTCTTGTAACCTATTTAAAGAACCCAAAACAAGATTTTTTAAATTATGTAAGATCTTTGGCAGGAGAGGATACTATTGATTACGATCTAAAAGTAGCTAATTCTGAAAAGATAACTGGGTATCGAAATGCAGCACACATTAATATGTTAAAGTCATTTGGTAATATTCAGAATGATGTAGATGAAGTACTCGATTTTTATTACCATCAATGTTCATTGTCACTTACTTGTAAAGAACTGGCCCAAGCTTTTAATGCTTTTGCTAACCAAGATAAGCCATTTTTGTATAACGGAATTACACTATCTAAAAGTCAGGTGAAACGTATGAATGCAATAATGCTGTCTTGTGGATTTTATGACGAATCTGGAGAGTTTGCATTTAGAGTAGGTTTGTCGGGTAAATCAGGTGTTGGAGGTGGAATAGCAGCTATTTTGCCAAGAGGCTTGAGTATAGCTGTTTGGAGTCCACGTCTCAATAAAAAAGGAAATTCTTATATGGGGATGAGATTCTTAGAAGAATTTACAACTGAGACAGATTTATCAATATTTTAA
- a CDS encoding M16 family metallopeptidase, which yields MTYKSIISSVLVTGAMLLGGCKTSPSSDSEFPYEFVKNDPLKTRIYTLDNGLKVYLSEYKDAPRIQTYIAVKAGGKNDPATSTGLAHYLEHIMFKGTSHFGTLDWNKEKVYLDSIEHMFNHYKTLTDADERTEYYKKIDQVSNDASKLAIANEYDRMIGMIGATGTNAYTTEDRTVYVNNIPANELNRWLEIESDRFKEIVPRLFHTELEAVYEEKNRSLDSDQSKVFDAMFAAMFPNHPYGTQTVIGTIDDLKNPSITEIKKYFNQFYRPNNVAICLSGDLDPDKTIAMINKYFGSWKPGNIPEFIYKEEAPITKPIVKEVFGPQTAMVFMGYRMPGLKTDSRDLLKEQLCDMILANSSAGLIDLDLNQQQKVLNASSFVYPFNDYTIHTLYAIPRNGQTLEEAQALLLEEIEKLKKGDFEDWLIEAIVNDFKKSEIKKLESNDARADQFVQAFSRNIKWENYIDNIDVMQSITKEEIVAFANDRYKENYVVVYKRNGEDPNKLKVDKPSITKVELNRGKESEFFKKIAAEKVNPLTPLFLDYNKDIEESKMNSNITVRYKKNVENDLFELYYIINIGKDTDPTLSSAIQYLEYLGTDKMTSAEIKQEFYKLGAGFSVNTSSDQVYVSLNGLTENMVPAMKLFEDLLNNAQADEGVLQNMVAIEEKSRQDTQKNKGAILFNGLMNYGLYGNNNPLTNGLSNKELELIKSNELIDRIHDLTKTEHRILYYGPESLNKVVSTLNTEHKVPASLKPVPKKKEFFIKDIKQPKVYWTHYDMVQAEVIFLAKGEKYDPKRIAAATLFNEYFGGSMNAIVFQEMREAQGLAYSVFSQYGVASEKGKSDYTLAYIGTQSDKLTEAMAGMKGLLENPPKNEQSFEAAKKAILSKLESERITKSAVLFNYESALKKGNDHDIRKDVYEALKPMTVDDVMKFHSDFIKGKNYNVCVVGDKDKLDMKTLAKYGKVQELSLNDLFGFDNKPRIHKDQ from the coding sequence ATGACGTACAAATCTATCATCTCATCTGTTCTTGTAACAGGTGCTATGCTATTAGGTGGGTGTAAAACATCCCCATCTAGCGACTCAGAATTCCCTTACGAATTCGTAAAAAACGATCCTCTAAAAACTAGAATCTACACATTAGACAATGGTTTAAAGGTTTACCTTTCTGAATACAAAGATGCACCCCGTATTCAAACATACATTGCGGTAAAAGCCGGAGGTAAAAATGACCCTGCAACATCTACTGGCTTAGCCCACTATTTGGAACACATCATGTTTAAAGGTACTTCTCACTTTGGTACATTAGATTGGAACAAAGAGAAAGTATATTTAGATAGTATTGAACACATGTTCAATCACTATAAAACACTTACAGACGCTGATGAGCGTACTGAGTATTACAAAAAAATTGATCAGGTATCAAACGATGCATCGAAATTAGCTATTGCCAATGAGTACGATAGAATGATTGGGATGATTGGTGCTACGGGAACAAACGCCTATACAACAGAAGACAGAACTGTGTATGTGAACAATATTCCTGCTAATGAACTAAACCGTTGGTTAGAAATTGAATCAGATCGTTTTAAAGAAATTGTTCCTCGTTTATTCCATACTGAATTAGAGGCGGTTTACGAAGAGAAAAACAGATCTTTAGATTCAGATCAGAGCAAAGTATTTGACGCAATGTTTGCTGCTATGTTCCCTAATCACCCTTATGGAACACAAACTGTAATTGGTACGATAGATGATTTAAAAAATCCATCTATTACAGAAATTAAGAAGTATTTTAATCAATTTTATAGACCAAATAACGTTGCCATCTGTTTAAGTGGAGATTTAGACCCAGACAAAACAATTGCAATGATTAATAAGTACTTCGGAAGCTGGAAACCTGGTAATATTCCTGAGTTTATATATAAAGAAGAAGCTCCTATTACAAAGCCAATCGTAAAAGAGGTATTTGGACCTCAAACTGCAATGGTTTTTATGGGATATAGAATGCCTGGTTTAAAAACTGATTCAAGAGATTTACTCAAAGAGCAACTTTGTGATATGATCTTAGCAAACAGTAGTGCAGGTTTAATTGACCTTGATTTAAATCAGCAACAAAAAGTACTAAATGCTAGTAGTTTTGTGTATCCTTTTAACGATTATACAATTCATACGCTATATGCAATTCCAAGAAATGGCCAAACTTTAGAAGAAGCACAAGCTTTACTTCTAGAAGAAATTGAAAAATTGAAAAAAGGTGATTTCGAAGATTGGTTAATTGAAGCTATCGTAAATGATTTCAAAAAATCCGAAATCAAAAAGTTAGAAAGTAACGATGCTAGAGCTGATCAGTTTGTTCAAGCATTCTCTAGAAATATTAAGTGGGAAAACTACATTGATAATATTGATGTAATGCAATCTATCACTAAAGAAGAAATTGTTGCTTTTGCTAATGACAGATATAAAGAAAACTATGTAGTAGTTTACAAACGTAACGGAGAAGACCCTAATAAATTAAAAGTAGACAAGCCTTCGATTACTAAAGTAGAATTAAACAGAGGAAAAGAATCTGAGTTCTTCAAGAAAATTGCTGCAGAAAAGGTTAATCCATTAACGCCACTTTTCTTAGATTATAACAAGGATATTGAAGAGTCTAAAATGAACAGTAATATTACTGTACGTTACAAAAAGAATGTAGAAAATGACTTGTTTGAGTTATACTATATCATAAACATTGGTAAAGACACAGACCCTACATTAAGCTCTGCCATTCAATACTTAGAATATCTTGGTACTGATAAAATGACTTCTGCAGAAATTAAGCAAGAGTTTTATAAACTTGGTGCTGGTTTTAGTGTAAATACATCAAGTGACCAAGTGTATGTCTCTTTAAATGGCCTTACTGAGAATATGGTTCCTGCAATGAAACTTTTTGAAGACTTATTGAACAATGCTCAAGCTGATGAAGGTGTTCTTCAGAATATGGTGGCAATTGAAGAAAAGTCTAGACAAGACACTCAGAAGAATAAAGGCGCAATCTTATTCAACGGCTTAATGAACTATGGTTTATATGGAAATAACAATCCGCTAACAAATGGTTTATCAAACAAAGAATTAGAGCTTATTAAATCGAATGAACTAATTGATAGAATTCATGATTTAACTAAAACAGAACACCGCATTTTATATTATGGACCTGAATCTTTAAATAAAGTTGTAAGTACGTTAAATACTGAGCATAAAGTTCCTGCTTCTTTAAAACCAGTCCCAAAGAAGAAAGAATTCTTTATAAAAGATATAAAACAACCTAAAGTATACTGGACTCACTATGATATGGTACAAGCAGAAGTTATTTTCCTTGCTAAAGGAGAAAAATATGATCCTAAAAGGATTGCTGCAGCGACTTTATTTAACGAATACTTTGGTGGTAGTATGAATGCTATTGTATTCCAAGAAATGAGAGAAGCTCAAGGTTTAGCTTATTCTGTATTTAGTCAATATGGCGTTGCTTCTGAAAAAGGTAAATCAGATTATACACTTGCTTACATTGGTACTCAATCAGATAAACTGACAGAGGCTATGGCAGGAATGAAGGGTCTTTTAGAAAACCCTCCTAAGAATGAACAATCTTTTGAGGCTGCTAAAAAAGCAATCTTAAGTAAATTGGAAAGTGAGCGTATTACAAAAAGTGCCGTTTTATTTAATTATGAATCTGCTCTTAAAAAAGGAAATGATCACGATATTCGTAAAGATGTTTATGAGGCTTTAAAACCAATGACTGTAGATGATGTTATGAAATTCCATTCAGATTTCATCAAAGGGAAAAACTACAATGTTTGTGTAGTTGGTGATAAAGATAAATTAGATATGAAAACTCTTGCTAAATACGGTAAAGTACAAGAATTATCATTGAACGATTTATTTGGCTTCGACAACAAACCAAGAATACATAAAGACCAATAA
- a CDS encoding transglycosylase SLT domain-containing protein translates to MKINKILLTLICIGFFYIPLIKADNPSTLPTSFNLMGSKVEVTPSGMAKIMEKYNSLTRSKKHYDQLLERCNTYFPYIQRELLARGVPGDFKFLALQESLLDGSAISNATPPAVGFWQFKDFTAEERGMKISRTVDERKNVVSASIGAADYLSKNHYYLGNWFYAMISYHDGLGGAKKYISQNKLNYYSKVVIDGNTHPYVLHYLAHYFAFKDNIGQDAQHEVLIEFPCNGYSLNEVAKFTGQPVETLKQNNIWLTSSYIPEDKVYSVMIEAKPTEINQMVAKLSPYAKPKKTRAARSIFQFYADSIKDGYPFVLPIEDESKTAKFDFARVNGVKAVILHEEMTQKELSKALDGVSKGMIKKYNYIKGKDMLMKDRHYYLAPLPKTIPVSYHILEEGETLTFLSVKYGIDRKSLLILNDVKKDTDIKVGDKVYFN, encoded by the coding sequence ATGAAAATCAACAAAATACTACTTACGTTAATTTGTATTGGCTTTTTTTATATTCCTCTAATTAAAGCAGACAATCCTTCTACACTTCCAACATCCTTCAATTTAATGGGATCTAAAGTGGAGGTAACACCTAGCGGTATGGCTAAAATTATGGAAAAATATAATAGCCTTACCAGATCTAAAAAGCATTACGACCAACTTCTTGAACGTTGTAATACGTATTTTCCATACATCCAAAGAGAGCTTCTTGCAAGAGGTGTTCCTGGAGACTTTAAATTTTTAGCTTTACAAGAATCTTTACTGGATGGTAGTGCTATTTCTAATGCTACACCTCCAGCAGTTGGTTTTTGGCAGTTTAAAGATTTCACAGCTGAAGAAAGAGGTATGAAAATCTCTAGAACAGTAGATGAACGTAAAAACGTAGTTTCTGCTAGTATTGGAGCTGCAGATTATCTTTCTAAAAACCATTATTACCTTGGTAACTGGTTTTATGCAATGATATCTTATCATGATGGATTAGGTGGAGCTAAAAAGTACATCAGCCAGAATAAGTTAAACTATTATTCTAAAGTAGTAATTGATGGCAATACACACCCATACGTACTACACTATTTAGCACACTATTTTGCATTTAAAGACAATATAGGGCAAGACGCACAACACGAAGTACTTATTGAATTCCCTTGTAATGGTTATTCTTTAAATGAGGTAGCTAAATTTACAGGTCAGCCAGTAGAGACATTAAAGCAAAATAATATATGGTTAACTAGTTCATATATTCCAGAAGATAAAGTTTATTCTGTAATGATTGAGGCTAAGCCTACTGAGATCAATCAGATGGTAGCAAAACTTTCTCCATATGCCAAGCCAAAGAAAACACGTGCTGCTCGTTCTATTTTCCAATTCTATGCGGATAGTATTAAAGATGGATACCCATTTGTATTACCAATAGAAGACGAAAGCAAAACAGCTAAATTTGATTTTGCTCGTGTAAATGGTGTAAAAGCTGTAATTCTTCATGAAGAGATGACACAGAAAGAGCTTTCAAAAGCTTTAGATGGTGTATCTAAAGGTATGATTAAGAAATATAACTACATTAAAGGTAAAGATATGCTGATGAAAGACAGACATTATTACCTAGCACCGCTTCCTAAAACAATTCCTGTATCTTATCATATTTTAGAAGAAGGAGAAACATTAACTTTCTTATCAGTTAAATATGGTATAGACAGAAAATCTTTATTGATACTAAATGATGTCAAAAAAGATACTGATATTAAAGTCGGCGATAAAGTGTATTTCAATTAG